The nucleotide window CTCCGCAGCGGCGCTTGAGTCGGGTGGGGGCAGCAGCGTCCCTGCGGGGGCACAGCCGGCCGTACAGAACGTGGGGCACGCCATCGTGGCGCAAGGGGGCGGATCGAGCGAGCGATATGCCTACACGCTGACGCTTGCGCTGAAGTCGGGAGGTGCCGCGCCGTGAAGATTTCCATGTCGAGATCGCTCACACAGCGGGACAAGTCGATTTTGCTGGTGCTCTTGCTTGTCGTCGTGCTCGCCCTGGTGTACCTCCTGGGCGTGCGTCCGGCGCTCGACGAACTGGCCAACGTGGCGACACAGCGCGCCTCGCTCGAGCAGACGCTCGCGTCGCTGGGCGAGATGCACGCGCGCCAGCAGCAGCAGGAGCAGAAGGGGAAGACGGTGTTGTCGCGCGTTCCCATCGGGCCTCATGAGGCGAACGCGCTCGAGATCATCAACCAAATCGCTCAGAAGGACAAGGTGACGCTTGTCTCGGTGCAGATCCCG belongs to Alicyclobacillus vulcanalis and includes:
- the gspM gene encoding type II secretion system protein GspM translates to MKISMSRSLTQRDKSILLVLLLVVVLALVYLLGVRPALDELANVATQRASLEQTLASLGEMHARQQQQEQKGKTVLSRVPIGPHEANALEIINQIAQKDKVTLVSVQIPQGGGAAPAGSTAGSGAGAIPAGGGLQSLQYNLTITGSASDVESFFDDIVRAPRLFTVTLQSETGTASGATANFTLYAYYRTN